A single genomic interval of Ruminococcus sp. NK3A76 harbors:
- a CDS encoding STAS domain-containing protein produces MDIKLVNRGEEGELILAGRLDTKNADEASAVFLQVADRFKDVTLNMQDMKYISSAGLRALKKLYMKVRGNGGELSVTNVAPYVAEVFEMTGFAEMFSVK; encoded by the coding sequence ATGGACATTAAATTAGTTAACAGGGGCGAGGAAGGCGAGCTCATACTTGCCGGAAGGCTCGATACAAAAAATGCAGACGAAGCATCTGCGGTGTTCTTGCAGGTGGCAGACAGATTCAAGGACGTCACCTTGAATATGCAGGATATGAAATACATATCCAGTGCAGGGCTTCGTGCTCTTAAAAAGCTCTATATGAAAGTCAGGGGTAACGGCGGCGAGCTTTCCGTTACAAATGTTGCCCCGTATGTAGCTGAGGTCTTTGAAATGACCGGATTTGCGGAGATGTTTAGTGTAAAATGA
- a CDS encoding PLAT/LH2 domain-containing protein, protein MKITLNALVKNTAKRILAAAMALAMLPGVLSYQDVFAASDDPSQQTGSADSTTSEPEGITIWKDGKMQQIDAKTGADWIESDVSGSDDPTLAAKSVSEWTSKQDFVSIGSGENLYSLTAATGIKPGTSVEYFAVRYKVGTGSNAVAQTKYIFPKVHTLSATNDYINSLKKTEKVSVLSGVTITGLYSPGPRVMVQSTSRYYKVSNDEEIEAAKEEFLKKASSISSVQKHYTKVDKQFSIAENRTIADRHAYLKAFNYKINENTLTENALSSWGVDEFLFKTEQPITEVTGIEVFMSNGSWTVQGLTVSKVNKVGGYNEYGYYSGKYYLSLEKEIICQLSKKKSGTLTLSANGDTLVNVGGEDSIYFALTKPETTVKTSLGYEDLYTFRLDFADTVKGGIESLLRNDSKISDPAVGSIAEDLAIEIEYKDINGYIRIVTMPVLLSVLGQYKESGDNVRTIGLAQRGDTLAFTGCLPDFSSVINTKLYVGKAARDVLETNCGLDFRKDNEVDSTLLSDLDKDNISLSGLSIYKGTCRMSNTKDGTEQVTEKDSSGKEKKVKKTYQSYSIAFSFSEKTPMLYYTTTQKNGYKVNAKTSDSFALSKYKSGDPLIATGLAGNFLIRLKTGEVLGADTTGDIKAQIFYQDTHGNEKSSSVYNVKDEVEKYLGYWPSKFNRFDNFGYSYGLSQGNYIEFPVELSDAAAITNIQLSLDKFADEWQIASISAAAIDGVGKRRVYAQNLTAGTNGTDYRIVRPMARTVIPPFPIDLNLLFTPGDTYSVSTGTGTVITSEEIDYNSMRYSMTYDQTKYDLGFVKAKKIYDVTVKVADDPESSNANGDSGSTNQFYFQLRFKNGSSAFVLANQQLSADGFRAGQEEMFTIQTNRDYGELKSIRIIPEDTSEDNDVFDKLNIEYITVTEQSTGGTALQYVINNVGWIDIDYYDKSEDNTSQGRDGRSINTLARPFAVSYKQNVVNLLCEITADPWEQDYNPFEASLSCTIDYIDTKGEPRSVSFDVVKRMYEYMKKTPTVLSAGYKDDPNASLYVNMGTVSDSNWMLRPNHKDRFILPALADVKTLVSMTFKGTNRSKGTAYWVISGLSISRIDTDSGVISIDQNGEYVRNMKTIAHCNMDSASETKTLILPSGSAQKIKINLTPKEITWSADKSWISAVERNPDTNNDSLNVYVFPSENSRNIDGVNLNIAAQYTMPNDKVMQVKQNKMTVYGSGTKDAMFYCTGLTANNMQNLSSLWLSCRSTSTTFTHAIVEQVREDVIVGRYVVNFGKSGATLGLRASPSPTSTVFDRKKQVLTLSFGELTSEANIIPPTEENSNVNDIAVALVYKSSLDPSAATYSSSYVYLGDVGIKKISAGQMVDIPFDVPYVKEIVGYKIGMFGDLKAEVKGAMVRNYSYTDRSLDETTGMYVTTGDTLDNIYCFSKSFEVPNSIVTNEVTSKKGMAKAGSVTPLELSFVTSEADAAEEAGINTPVEAKIWYKDIKGSEQSYDIDDLRVYIQPEEETVTTDETIGESTFNKTAKTNTDHKQFTTGSTKTIKLFIPECIEITDIELKPTKQNWSIERIYGTMEYSWKVEKDDDGNITFTSQPINRIVKDTFTPEGKRISLRNVDLVTHIYAGTKYLGIVEEHERSIVCDGETEIRAQVMVENGFDLKVELLGEKPAEMPNGTYIKNDGTFSFMLPKNNGSVQVTYRISVISKENPNIVDVINITVPVPEQKQPAGGNTGGNTGGNTGGNTGGSSGDDSGSTGTGDNTGSNTSDSGNSSGTGDNSQNTDNTDSQSQGGSTDESSSQDNTQSSQTQNDSQPGGEADSSSQQEQDTGDASSQQESEQKPSSEESSS, encoded by the coding sequence ATGAAGATAACTTTGAATGCTCTCGTGAAAAATACAGCAAAACGCATTTTAGCTGCGGCGATGGCGCTTGCCATGCTGCCGGGCGTGCTGTCATATCAGGATGTATTTGCTGCATCGGATGATCCGTCACAGCAGACTGGCTCTGCTGACAGCACGACTTCCGAGCCCGAGGGCATCACTATCTGGAAGGACGGTAAGATGCAGCAGATAGACGCCAAGACCGGCGCTGACTGGATCGAATCCGATGTCTCCGGAAGCGACGACCCGACCCTTGCTGCCAAGAGCGTGTCAGAATGGACGAGCAAACAGGACTTCGTGTCTATCGGCAGCGGTGAGAATCTTTACAGCCTTACTGCCGCTACAGGTATCAAGCCCGGCACAAGTGTCGAGTATTTTGCCGTGCGCTATAAGGTCGGCACAGGCAGCAATGCCGTTGCACAGACCAAGTATATATTCCCTAAGGTGCATACACTCAGCGCTACAAATGACTACATCAACAGTCTTAAGAAGACCGAGAAGGTAAGCGTTCTAAGCGGCGTTACGATAACAGGCCTGTATTCTCCCGGCCCCAGAGTAATGGTGCAGTCCACATCAAGATACTATAAGGTATCAAATGATGAGGAGATAGAGGCTGCCAAGGAGGAATTCCTTAAAAAGGCTTCAAGCATATCAAGTGTTCAAAAGCACTATACAAAGGTGGATAAGCAGTTCTCTATCGCTGAGAACCGCACTATCGCTGACAGGCACGCATATCTTAAGGCATTCAACTATAAGATAAATGAGAACACCCTGACAGAGAACGCTCTCTCATCATGGGGCGTTGACGAGTTCCTGTTCAAGACTGAACAGCCTATCACCGAGGTGACGGGTATCGAAGTGTTCATGTCAAACGGCAGCTGGACAGTACAGGGTCTTACAGTCAGCAAGGTAAACAAGGTGGGCGGCTATAACGAGTACGGCTACTATTCCGGAAAGTATTACCTCTCGCTTGAAAAGGAGATAATCTGCCAGCTGTCAAAGAAAAAGAGCGGCACGCTCACTCTTTCGGCAAACGGCGATACTTTAGTCAATGTAGGCGGCGAGGATTCGATATACTTCGCACTCACAAAGCCTGAGACGACTGTTAAAACATCGCTCGGCTATGAGGACCTTTATACATTCAGGCTCGATTTTGCCGACACGGTAAAGGGCGGTATCGAGAGCCTGCTGAGAAATGATTCAAAGATAAGCGACCCGGCAGTCGGCAGCATAGCTGAAGACCTTGCTATCGAGATAGAGTATAAGGACATAAACGGCTATATCAGAATAGTCACTATGCCGGTGCTTCTCTCAGTACTCGGGCAGTATAAGGAATCGGGCGACAATGTCCGCACGATAGGCCTTGCACAGAGAGGTGACACGCTGGCGTTCACAGGCTGCCTGCCTGACTTCTCGTCAGTTATCAACACCAAGCTCTATGTCGGCAAGGCGGCAAGAGATGTCCTTGAGACTAACTGCGGCCTTGATTTCAGAAAAGACAACGAGGTCGATTCGACACTTCTCTCAGACCTTGACAAGGACAATATATCGCTTTCGGGTCTGAGCATATACAAGGGCACCTGCCGTATGTCCAACACCAAGGACGGCACTGAGCAGGTGACAGAGAAGGACAGCTCGGGCAAGGAGAAAAAGGTCAAGAAGACCTACCAGAGCTACAGCATAGCATTCTCATTCTCCGAGAAGACCCCGATGCTCTACTACACGACCACACAGAAAAACGGCTATAAGGTAAATGCCAAGACCTCTGACAGCTTTGCGCTCTCGAAGTATAAGTCGGGCGACCCTCTCATAGCTACGGGCCTTGCAGGCAACTTCCTTATCAGATTAAAGACCGGCGAAGTTCTGGGCGCTGACACCACAGGTGACATAAAGGCGCAGATATTCTACCAGGATACACACGGCAACGAGAAATCCTCCTCAGTATACAATGTAAAGGACGAGGTGGAGAAATACCTCGGCTACTGGCCGAGCAAGTTCAACAGGTTCGATAACTTCGGCTATAGCTACGGCCTCTCGCAGGGCAACTATATTGAGTTCCCTGTAGAGCTCTCTGACGCTGCGGCTATCACAAATATCCAGCTCTCGCTCGACAAGTTCGCAGACGAGTGGCAGATAGCATCGATATCGGCCGCTGCTATCGACGGCGTGGGCAAGAGGCGTGTTTATGCACAGAACCTCACCGCCGGCACAAACGGCACAGACTACCGCATAGTAAGGCCTATGGCAAGAACTGTCATACCGCCTTTCCCGATAGACCTGAACCTGCTGTTCACACCGGGCGATACATATTCTGTATCGACAGGCACGGGAACAGTCATCACCTCCGAGGAGATAGACTATAACTCAATGCGCTATTCGATGACCTATGACCAGACCAAGTATGACCTTGGTTTCGTAAAGGCCAAGAAGATATACGATGTGACAGTTAAGGTCGCAGATGACCCCGAATCGAGCAACGCAAACGGCGACTCGGGCTCGACGAACCAGTTCTACTTCCAGCTCAGATTCAAAAACGGCAGCAGCGCATTCGTTTTAGCGAACCAGCAGCTCTCGGCCGACGGATTCAGGGCAGGGCAGGAAGAAATGTTCACTATCCAGACCAACCGTGACTACGGCGAGCTCAAATCCATAAGGATAATCCCTGAGGACACCTCTGAGGACAACGATGTGTTCGATAAGCTCAATATCGAGTATATCACAGTCACCGAGCAGTCAACAGGCGGCACGGCTTTGCAGTATGTTATAAACAATGTCGGCTGGATAGACATCGACTACTACGACAAGTCAGAGGACAACACCTCGCAGGGTCGTGACGGACGTTCTATCAACACGCTCGCAAGACCGTTCGCTGTTTCCTACAAGCAGAATGTTGTAAATCTCCTCTGCGAGATAACGGCAGACCCGTGGGAGCAGGATTACAACCCCTTCGAGGCAAGCCTCTCATGCACTATCGACTATATCGACACCAAGGGCGAGCCACGCTCGGTGAGCTTTGATGTTGTAAAGCGTATGTATGAATACATGAAGAAGACCCCGACTGTGCTCAGCGCAGGCTATAAGGACGACCCGAACGCCTCGCTGTATGTCAACATGGGCACGGTGTCTGATTCAAACTGGATGCTAAGACCTAACCATAAGGACAGATTCATTCTCCCGGCACTTGCAGATGTAAAGACCCTTGTCAGCATGACATTCAAGGGAACTAACAGGAGCAAGGGCACGGCATACTGGGTGATAAGCGGCCTTTCCATCTCCAGGATAGACACAGACTCAGGCGTTATCAGCATCGACCAGAACGGTGAGTATGTAAGAAACATGAAGACTATCGCACACTGCAATATGGATTCTGCTTCTGAGACAAAGACGCTCATACTTCCTTCCGGCTCGGCACAGAAGATAAAGATAAACCTCACCCCCAAGGAGATAACCTGGTCGGCAGACAAATCATGGATATCGGCTGTTGAGAGAAATCCTGACACCAACAACGATTCGCTAAATGTTTATGTCTTCCCGTCAGAGAACTCAAGAAATATCGACGGCGTGAACCTTAACATTGCAGCACAGTACACAATGCCCAATGACAAGGTGATGCAGGTCAAGCAGAACAAGATGACTGTTTACGGCAGCGGCACGAAGGACGCAATGTTCTACTGCACAGGCCTGACAGCAAACAATATGCAAAACCTCAGCTCGCTGTGGCTGTCGTGCAGGAGCACTTCCACGACATTCACCCATGCGATAGTTGAGCAGGTAAGAGAAGACGTTATAGTCGGCCGGTATGTTGTAAACTTCGGCAAATCCGGTGCAACGCTGGGTCTCAGGGCATCGCCCTCTCCGACCTCGACGGTGTTTGACCGCAAGAAGCAGGTGCTCACGCTGTCATTCGGCGAGCTTACCTCAGAAGCAAACATCATTCCTCCGACAGAGGAGAACTCAAATGTCAACGACATAGCTGTAGCTCTCGTTTATAAGTCTTCACTTGACCCGAGTGCTGCAACCTACTCGTCGTCGTATGTATACCTCGGCGATGTGGGCATCAAGAAGATATCGGCAGGCCAGATGGTGGATATACCTTTCGATGTGCCTTATGTCAAGGAGATAGTGGGCTACAAGATAGGTATGTTCGGCGACCTGAAGGCAGAGGTCAAGGGCGCTATGGTGCGCAACTATTCATACACCGACAGAAGCCTTGATGAAACGACCGGTATGTATGTGACAACAGGCGACACGCTCGATAACATCTACTGCTTCAGCAAGTCGTTTGAAGTTCCCAACAGCATAGTAACAAATGAAGTCACCTCAAAGAAGGGCATGGCAAAGGCCGGCTCTGTAACACCTCTCGAACTCAGCTTCGTTACATCTGAGGCTGATGCGGCAGAGGAGGCAGGCATCAACACACCTGTTGAGGCTAAGATATGGTACAAGGATATCAAGGGCTCAGAGCAGTCATACGACATAGACGACCTGCGAGTATATATCCAGCCCGAGGAGGAGACTGTCACAACTGACGAGACGATAGGTGAGTCTACCTTCAACAAGACGGCAAAGACCAACACCGACCACAAGCAGTTCACGACAGGCTCGACAAAGACTATCAAGCTGTTTATCCCTGAATGCATAGAGATAACCGATATCGAGCTCAAGCCTACCAAGCAGAACTGGAGCATCGAGCGTATCTACGGTACTATGGAGTATTCGTGGAAGGTCGAGAAGGACGACGACGGCAACATAACGTTCACCAGCCAGCCTATAAACAGGATAGTCAAGGATACCTTCACGCCGGAGGGCAAGAGGATATCGCTCAGAAACGTTGACCTTGTTACACACATCTACGCAGGCACCAAGTATCTCGGCATTGTTGAGGAACACGAGAGAAGCATAGTCTGCGACGGTGAGACTGAGATAAGAGCACAGGTAATGGTTGAGAACGGCTTTGACCTTAAGGTCGAGCTGCTCGGCGAGAAACCGGCTGAGATGCCAAACGGCACATATATCAAGAACGACGGCACATTCAGCTTCATGCTCCCGAAGAACAACGGCTCAGTACAGGTAACATACAGGATATCCGTAATATCCAAGGAGAACCCGAATATCGTCGATGTTATAAACATCACAGTTCCGGTGCCTGAGCAGAAGCAGCCTGCCGGCGGCAACACGGGCGGCAACACGGGCGGCAACACGGGCGGCAACACAGGCGGCAGCTCCGGAGATGATTCCGGCAGCACAGGCACAGGTGACAACACCGGCTCAAACACCTCTGACAGCGGAAACAGCTCCGGCACAGGGGATAACAGCCAGAACACAGATAATACTGACAGCCAGAGCCAGGGCGGCAGCACTGATGAAAGCAGCTCACAGGATAACACCCAGAGCAGCCAGACTCAGAATGACAGCCAGCCCGGCGGCGAGGCTGACAGCAGCTCGCAGCAGGAGCAGGACACAGGCGACGCTTCATCGCAGCAGGAAAGCGAGCAGAAGCCCTCGTCTGAGGAAAGCAGCTCCTGA
- a CDS encoding DUF87 domain-containing protein: protein MRLIPGKTKVKIELFRGVTLGDVIVGIITIVLAGLVLLSTVPGRFYIAIGIVAVGGMLIFRLDAQANYISVLHFLKYLALPRRFRRMFSDKHLLSRSREEKRGDNWNEFFSDKFEADDEKSLRESIEQAINQKKQKKAEDELLASEDVSDDEKNAVWQARREKEKEKLKKKQESKDSYKNEHDIEEIIPFTGISDGLIEYNGKYYGSVIEIDPVEFRFFSQYRRRASIENYLGKIMRSLRMEYSANIIKIDRPIKYDSYLDREYDKLDALKDSYEKGFLTEAELQSRVEIQYERINEMRNICYENKVIQPFYYLALFNIDKRQLLIDTDAALTALTQGELTVRRIKEDKELAIFLKYTNTLDFEENEIDELAPSEYIKWAMPESVSFTTRKADINEIYTHHMRVVGYPSDVGDAWLAGVMSVPATKVVVKITPMERIKSIKAIDRSLQELRGQLMSTGVDSKILELQAHIETLSSLLVTLQQENETLLTVNIYITMYDSLKTSEWGNPERVKRSSLPVIADMKKTVRRVWQETGMRLNGLDFAQLEGFIASQVSGYDPFIKDGRGMPANTVAAIYPWIYARVSDVGGIRLGTQDGVPVIIDFFRRDSERVNSNMVIIGKSGSGKSYGTKSLLTNMASEDAKIFILDPENEYTELAHTLHGKIINVGNAKYGRLNPFQIITTLDDDDNDDMQGTGYSAHLQFLEEFFKQILPDVDKEALEYLNSLVERMYTNFGITMETDLSRLKPTDYPIFDDLYDIVLEDFQRTNNEYLRTMLQTLMNYVSKFATGGRNANIWNGPSSVTTEENFSVFNFQSLLANRNTTIANAQMLLVLKYIDNEIIKNRDYNRKYGLNRKIVVVIDEAHVFIDTKFPIALDFMFQLAKRIRKYNGMQIVITQNIKDFVGSEEIARKSTAIINACQYSFIFGLAPNDMDDLCKLYEKAGGINEVEQDQIITAPRGNAFTVMSPTSRSSFKIEVPQSMVDMFEQPDYQSLYFSGDQGMREWESFISGSRTMHDAYLADRMKDKAVYDDEPDDMYDDHAGITFSEISAEEADALGYESQSSGGVTFEEIPMRPNDDNEGITDRSTSEQTVNVQPTVSPIIMQPVLQPDGTTVMQPVIPQVVQPAAPPVDMYEIISTIREEVKREMQQQMASAQIPPPQPAPVPVQQPEPQPEPDFDDSDELDELDNRLEGFDDDFDEFDEPDEPEEEDEDEDEEDSSFKPSFDIMALLDEQLDSYGEMTLDERMEEIDVNTMEVSLDELSSFVKDRRKKRGA, encoded by the coding sequence ATGAGACTGATACCCGGAAAAACCAAAGTAAAAATTGAATTATTCCGTGGCGTGACTTTGGGTGATGTCATTGTCGGCATCATCACCATAGTCCTTGCCGGGCTTGTTCTCCTTTCTACTGTCCCGGGTCGCTTCTACATAGCCATAGGCATAGTTGCCGTGGGCGGTATGCTTATTTTCAGGCTCGACGCACAGGCAAACTATATCTCTGTGCTGCATTTCCTTAAGTATCTTGCGCTTCCAAGGCGATTCCGCCGTATGTTCTCCGACAAGCACCTGCTTTCAAGGTCGAGAGAGGAAAAGCGTGGCGACAACTGGAACGAGTTCTTCTCTGACAAGTTCGAGGCAGATGACGAAAAGTCTCTGCGTGAGAGCATCGAGCAGGCAATAAACCAGAAAAAGCAGAAGAAGGCCGAGGATGAGCTGCTTGCAAGCGAAGATGTATCAGATGATGAGAAAAACGCTGTATGGCAGGCAAGACGTGAGAAGGAGAAGGAAAAGCTAAAGAAAAAACAGGAAAGCAAGGATTCCTACAAGAACGAACACGACATCGAGGAGATAATACCCTTTACAGGTATCTCCGACGGTCTTATCGAGTATAACGGAAAATACTACGGGTCTGTCATCGAGATCGACCCTGTAGAGTTCCGCTTTTTCAGCCAGTACAGAAGACGTGCGTCTATCGAGAACTATCTCGGTAAGATCATGCGCTCGCTGAGAATGGAATACTCGGCAAATATAATCAAGATAGACAGGCCGATAAAGTATGACAGCTACCTTGACAGAGAGTACGACAAGCTCGATGCGCTCAAGGACTCGTATGAAAAGGGCTTCCTCACCGAAGCGGAGCTCCAGAGCAGAGTTGAGATACAGTATGAGCGTATCAACGAGATGCGCAATATCTGCTATGAGAACAAGGTCATACAGCCGTTTTACTATCTTGCACTGTTTAATATTGATAAAAGACAGCTGCTCATTGATACTGATGCGGCTTTGACTGCGTTAACACAGGGTGAGCTCACCGTCCGCCGTATCAAGGAGGACAAGGAGCTGGCTATATTCCTCAAATACACCAACACACTTGACTTTGAGGAGAACGAGATAGACGAGCTCGCACCCTCTGAGTATATCAAGTGGGCTATGCCCGAGAGCGTGTCCTTCACAACAAGAAAGGCTGATATCAACGAGATATATACCCACCATATGAGAGTTGTCGGCTATCCGTCAGATGTCGGCGACGCATGGCTCGCAGGAGTTATGAGCGTTCCGGCTACCAAGGTGGTAGTCAAGATAACCCCTATGGAGAGGATAAAGTCGATAAAGGCTATCGACCGCTCGCTTCAGGAGCTGCGTGGCCAGCTGATGTCAACAGGCGTTGACTCGAAGATACTTGAACTCCAGGCGCATATCGAAACGCTCAGCAGCCTGCTCGTGACACTCCAGCAGGAGAATGAGACGCTGCTCACAGTGAATATCTACATCACGATGTACGATTCACTTAAGACCTCTGAGTGGGGCAACCCCGAGAGAGTAAAGCGTTCTTCGCTGCCTGTCATAGCTGATATGAAAAAGACAGTAAGGCGTGTATGGCAGGAGACAGGCATGAGGCTCAACGGGCTCGATTTTGCGCAGCTTGAAGGCTTCATAGCTTCTCAGGTGTCAGGCTACGACCCGTTCATAAAGGACGGCAGAGGTATGCCTGCCAACACAGTCGCAGCTATATACCCCTGGATATATGCAAGAGTATCCGACGTAGGCGGTATCAGACTCGGCACACAGGACGGCGTGCCTGTTATAATCGACTTCTTCAGGCGTGACTCTGAGAGAGTAAACTCCAACATGGTAATAATCGGTAAGTCCGGTTCAGGTAAATCCTACGGCACAAAGAGCCTGCTTACCAATATGGCATCTGAGGACGCCAAGATATTCATTCTCGACCCCGAGAACGAGTACACCGAGCTTGCACATACTCTGCACGGCAAGATAATCAACGTCGGCAACGCCAAGTACGGCAGACTCAACCCCTTCCAGATCATCACAACGCTCGATGACGACGACAACGACGATATGCAGGGCACGGGCTATTCGGCACACTTGCAGTTCCTTGAGGAGTTCTTCAAGCAGATACTCCCCGATGTTGACAAGGAAGCTCTCGAATACCTCAACTCGCTCGTTGAGAGAATGTATACAAACTTCGGCATAACAATGGAGACAGACCTCTCCAGATTAAAGCCGACAGATTACCCGATATTCGATGACCTCTACGACATAGTTTTAGAGGACTTCCAGAGAACGAACAACGAATACCTCAGAACGATGCTCCAGACGCTTATGAACTACGTTTCCAAGTTCGCAACAGGCGGCAGAAACGCCAACATCTGGAACGGCCCGTCTTCTGTAACAACAGAGGAGAACTTCTCGGTATTCAACTTCCAGTCGCTTCTTGCAAACCGCAATACTACCATTGCAAATGCACAGATGCTCCTCGTTCTGAAATATATCGACAACGAGATAATCAAGAACCGTGACTACAACCGCAAGTACGGCCTCAACCGCAAGATAGTTGTAGTAATAGATGAGGCGCACGTCTTCATCGACACCAAGTTCCCGATAGCACTTGACTTTATGTTCCAGCTGGCTAAGCGTATCCGTAAGTACAACGGTATGCAGATAGTCATCACCCAGAACATCAAGGACTTTGTAGGCTCAGAGGAGATAGCAAGAAAATCAACAGCTATCATCAATGCCTGCCAGTACAGCTTTATCTTCGGCCTTGCGCCGAACGACATGGACGACCTCTGCAAGCTCTACGAAAAGGCCGGCGGCATAAACGAGGTCGAGCAGGATCAGATCATCACGGCACCACGAGGCAACGCCTTCACGGTAATGAGCCCGACGAGCCGTTCCTCATTCAAGATAGAGGTGCCGCAGTCGATGGTCGATATGTTCGAGCAGCCTGATTATCAGAGCCTCTACTTCAGCGGCGACCAGGGCATGAGAGAGTGGGAGAGCTTCATATCAGGCAGCAGAACGATGCACGATGCTTACCTTGCTGACAGAATGAAAGACAAGGCAGTCTATGACGATGAGCCTGACGATATGTATGACGACCACGCAGGCATAACATTCAGCGAGATATCTGCCGAGGAAGCAGATGCACTCGGCTATGAAAGCCAGTCTTCGGGCGGTGTTACATTTGAGGAGATACCGATGCGCCCGAATGACGATAACGAGGGTATTACTGATAGGAGCACAAGTGAGCAGACAGTTAATGTTCAGCCTACAGTTTCACCTATTATAATGCAGCCTGTCCTGCAGCCTGACGGCACAACAGTGATGCAGCCTGTTATACCGCAGGTAGTTCAGCCGGCAGCGCCGCCTGTGGATATGTATGAGATAATCTCGACTATCCGTGAGGAGGTAAAGCGTGAGATGCAGCAGCAAATGGCATCTGCGCAGATACCGCCGCCGCAGCCTGCACCTGTGCCGGTACAGCAGCCTGAGCCGCAGCCCGAGCCTGACTTTGACGATTCCGATGAGCTCGATGAGCTTGATAACAGGCTCGAAGGCTTCGATGACGACTTTGATGAGTTTGACGAGCCCGATGAGCCCGAGGAAGAGGATGAGGACGAGGACGAGGAAGACAGCAGCTTCAAGCCGAGCTTTGATATCATGGCTCTGCTTGACGAGCAGCTCGACAGCTACGGCGAGATGACGCTCGATGAGCGTATGGAGGAGATCGACGTAAATACTATGGAGGTCTCGCTCGATGAGCTTTCGAGCTTTGTAAAGGACAGAAGAAAGAAAAGAGGCGCTTGA